From Streptomyces sp. 6-11-2, one genomic window encodes:
- the murG gene encoding undecaprenyldiphospho-muramoylpentapeptide beta-N-acetylglucosaminyltransferase — MHVVLAGGGTAGHIEPALALADALRRQDPTVGITALGTERGLETRLVPERGYELALIPAVPLPRKPTPELITVPGRLRGTIKAAEQVLERTKADAVVGFGGYVALPGYLAAKRLGVPIVIHEANARPGLANKIGSRYAAQVAVSTPDSKLRGARYIGIPLRRAIATLDRAAVRPEARAAFGLDPNLPTLLVSGGSQGARRLNEVVQQVAPWMQQAGIQILHVVGPKNELPQVQQMPGMPPYIPVSYLDRMDLAYAAADMMLCRAGAMTVAELSAVGLPAAYVPLPIGNGEQRLNAQPVVKAGGGLLVDDAELTPEWVQQNVLPVLADPHRLYQMSRAAGEFGRRDADDLLVGMVYEAIASHR; from the coding sequence GTGCATGTCGTACTCGCCGGCGGAGGTACCGCGGGCCACATCGAGCCCGCGCTCGCCCTCGCGGACGCCCTGCGCAGGCAGGACCCGACCGTGGGGATCACGGCCCTGGGCACGGAGCGCGGCCTGGAGACCCGGCTCGTCCCCGAGCGGGGCTACGAGCTCGCGCTCATCCCGGCGGTGCCGCTGCCGCGCAAGCCCACCCCCGAGCTGATCACCGTCCCGGGCCGGCTGCGCGGCACGATCAAGGCGGCCGAGCAGGTCCTGGAGCGCACCAAGGCGGACGCCGTGGTCGGATTCGGCGGCTACGTCGCCTTGCCCGGCTACCTGGCCGCCAAGCGGCTCGGTGTGCCCATCGTCATCCACGAGGCCAACGCCCGCCCGGGCCTGGCCAACAAGATCGGTTCGCGGTACGCCGCGCAGGTCGCCGTCTCCACGCCCGACAGCAAGCTGCGCGGCGCCCGCTACATCGGTATCCCGCTGCGCCGCGCCATCGCCACCCTGGACCGGGCGGCCGTGCGCCCCGAGGCCCGTGCGGCGTTCGGGCTCGACCCGAACCTGCCCACGCTGCTGGTCTCCGGCGGCTCCCAGGGCGCCCGCCGGCTCAACGAGGTGGTCCAGCAGGTCGCGCCCTGGATGCAGCAGGCGGGCATCCAGATCCTGCACGTGGTCGGCCCGAAGAACGAACTGCCCCAGGTGCAGCAGATGCCGGGAATGCCGCCCTACATCCCGGTAAGTTACCTTGACCGGATGGACCTCGCGTACGCCGCGGCCGACATGATGCTCTGCCGCGCCGGCGCGATGACCGTCGCCGAACTCTCCGCCGTCGGGCTCCCGGCCGCCTACGTTCCGCTGCCCATCGGCAACGGCGAACAGCGGCTGAACGCCCAGCCGGTGGTCAAGGCCGGCGGCGGACTGCTGGTCGACGACGCGGAACTCACCCCCGAGTGGGTGCAGCAGAACGTCCTGCCCGTGCTCGCCGATCCGCACCGGCTGTACCAGATGTCCCGTGCCGCCGGGGAGTTCGGCCGCCGGGACGCCGACGACCTGCTCGTCGGCATGGTGTACGAGGCCATCGCCTCGCACCGTTAG
- a CDS encoding cell division protein FtsQ/DivIB: MAGPATAERGERQQESSSGPPLVHRLRRMSPRTIVILSLALICLGAGSLWVLYGSQWTRVEHVSVSGTTVLTPTQVRATAGVRLGTQLISVDTDAVETRLRRELPRIDSVDVVRSWPHGIALKVVERTPVMVEEKGGKFVEVDAKGVRFATVSQAPKGVPLLELSLSRSSTAAASLRRFGEARLVREAVVVAGRIPAAVARETRVVKVRTYDDISLELTGGRTVAWGSGENSRLKARTLTALMKAAPGARHFDVRVPTAPASSGS; encoded by the coding sequence GTGGCCGGACCGGCGACCGCGGAGCGCGGTGAACGTCAGCAGGAGTCGTCGTCCGGCCCGCCTCTGGTCCACCGGCTGAGACGGATGAGCCCTCGTACGATCGTCATCCTTTCGCTGGCCCTGATCTGCCTGGGCGCCGGTTCCCTGTGGGTGCTGTACGGCTCGCAGTGGACGCGCGTGGAGCACGTATCCGTCTCCGGTACCACGGTTCTGACGCCCACCCAGGTGCGCGCGACCGCCGGCGTACGGCTCGGAACGCAGCTGATTTCCGTCGACACCGATGCGGTCGAGACCCGGCTGCGTCGTGAATTGCCCCGAATTGACTCGGTTGACGTGGTGCGTTCATGGCCGCACGGAATCGCGTTGAAAGTCGTCGAGCGCACTCCGGTCATGGTGGAGGAAAAGGGCGGAAAGTTCGTCGAAGTGGACGCGAAGGGTGTCCGGTTCGCCACGGTTTCACAGGCACCGAAAGGCGTGCCCCTGCTGGAATTGTCGCTTTCCCGCTCGAGTACGGCCGCCGCGAGCCTGCGGCGCTTCGGCGAGGCCCGGCTGGTGCGCGAGGCCGTCGTGGTCGCCGGGCGGATTCCCGCCGCGGTCGCCCGTGAGACCCGGGTCGTCAAGGTCCGCACCTACGACGACATCTCGCTGGAGTTGACGGGCGGCCGCACCGTCGCCTGGGGCAGTGGGGAGAACAGCCGGCTGAAGGCCCGCACCCTGACCGCGCTGATGAAAGCGGCGCCCGGCGCACGGCACTTCGACGTCAGGGTCCCCACCGCCCCGGCGTCATCGGGGAGTTGA
- the ftsZ gene encoding cell division protein FtsZ: MAAPQNYLAVIKVIGVGGGGVNAINRMIEVGLKGVEFIAINTDAQALLMSDADVKLDVGRELTRGLGAGANPAVGRKAAEDHREEIEEVLKGADMVFVTAGEGGGTGTGGAPVVANIARSLGALTIGVVTRPFTFEGRRRANQAEDGIAELREEVDTLIVIPNDRLLSISDRQVSVLDAFKSADQVLLSGVQGITDLITTPGLINLDFADVKSVMSEAGSALMGIGSARGDDRAVAAAEMAISSPLLEASIDGARGVLLSISGGSDLGLFEINEAAQLVSEAAHPEANIIFGAVIDDALGDEVRVTVIAAGFDGGQPPARRDNVLGSSSTPPPARREETAPVRQPESRPTFGSLGSVTPKEEPEPVVPEPVQDLQPVTPPITPSPRSYSDSAAEELDVPDFLK; this comes from the coding sequence GTGGCAGCACCGCAGAACTACCTCGCAGTCATCAAAGTCATCGGTGTCGGCGGCGGTGGTGTCAATGCCATCAACCGGATGATCGAGGTCGGTCTCAAGGGCGTCGAGTTCATCGCCATCAACACCGACGCGCAGGCGCTGTTGATGAGCGACGCCGACGTCAAGCTCGATGTCGGCCGCGAACTGACGCGCGGACTCGGCGCCGGGGCCAACCCGGCCGTCGGCCGCAAGGCCGCCGAGGACCACCGTGAGGAGATCGAGGAGGTCCTCAAGGGGGCCGACATGGTCTTCGTGACGGCCGGTGAGGGCGGCGGCACCGGTACCGGCGGCGCGCCCGTCGTGGCCAACATCGCTCGCTCGCTGGGTGCCCTCACCATCGGCGTGGTCACGCGCCCGTTCACCTTCGAGGGGCGGCGCCGGGCGAACCAGGCCGAGGACGGTATCGCCGAGCTCCGCGAAGAGGTCGACACCCTCATCGTCATCCCCAACGACCGGCTGCTGTCCATCTCGGACCGCCAGGTCAGTGTGCTCGACGCGTTCAAGTCCGCGGACCAGGTGCTGCTGTCCGGTGTGCAGGGCATCACCGACCTGATCACCACCCCCGGCCTGATCAACCTCGACTTCGCCGACGTCAAGTCGGTCATGTCCGAGGCCGGCTCGGCGCTCATGGGCATCGGCTCGGCCCGCGGTGACGACCGCGCGGTGGCTGCGGCCGAGATGGCGATCTCCTCCCCGCTCCTCGAGGCCTCCATCGACGGCGCCCGGGGCGTGCTCCTGTCCATCTCCGGCGGTTCGGACCTCGGTCTGTTCGAGATCAACGAGGCCGCCCAACTGGTCAGCGAGGCGGCGCACCCCGAGGCCAACATCATCTTCGGCGCGGTCATCGACGACGCCCTCGGCGACGAGGTCCGGGTCACCGTGATCGCGGCCGGCTTCGACGGCGGGCAGCCTCCGGCCCGGCGGGACAACGTCCTCGGCTCGTCCTCCACCCCGCCCCCGGCCCGCCGCGAGGAGACGGCCCCGGTGCGCCAGCCCGAGAGCCGCCCGACCTTCGGCTCGCTCGGCAGCGTGACGCCGAAGGAGGAGCCGGAGCCCGTGGTCCCCGAGCCGGTGCAGGACCTGCAGCCCGTGACCCCGCCCATCACGCCGTCGCCGCGCAGCTACTCCGACAGCGCGGCCGAGGAGCTGGACGTACCGGACTTCCTCAAGTGA
- the pgeF gene encoding peptidoglycan editing factor PgeF, translating into MIGRHDTVSGAHFAFTDRWGGVSAVPFEELNLGGAVGDDPGAVRANRELAAKSLGLDPDRVVWMNQVHGNDVAEVDGPWTTRLTPPVDGLVTATRGLALAVLTADCVPVLLADPVAGVVAAVHAGRPGMVKGVVPAAVDAMESLGARPDRITARTGPAVCGRCYEVPESMRAEVAAVEPAAHSETSWGTPAVDVSAGVHAQLERLGVHDREQSPVCTRESSDHFSYRRDRTTGRLAGYVWLD; encoded by the coding sequence GTGATAGGTCGGCACGACACCGTGAGCGGCGCGCACTTCGCCTTCACCGACCGGTGGGGCGGGGTGAGCGCCGTTCCGTTCGAGGAGCTCAATCTCGGCGGCGCGGTCGGCGACGACCCCGGCGCGGTACGCGCCAACCGTGAACTGGCCGCCAAGTCCCTCGGACTCGACCCGGACCGGGTCGTCTGGATGAACCAGGTGCACGGCAACGACGTCGCCGAGGTCGACGGGCCGTGGACCACGCGGCTCACCCCGCCGGTCGACGGCCTGGTGACCGCGACCCGCGGGCTCGCCCTCGCCGTGCTCACCGCCGACTGCGTTCCGGTACTGCTCGCCGACCCGGTCGCCGGTGTGGTCGCCGCGGTCCACGCCGGGCGGCCCGGCATGGTCAAGGGGGTCGTCCCGGCCGCGGTCGACGCGATGGAGTCGCTCGGCGCCCGGCCCGACCGCATCACCGCCCGCACCGGACCCGCCGTGTGCGGCCGGTGCTACGAGGTGCCGGAGTCGATGCGCGCCGAGGTGGCCGCCGTCGAGCCGGCGGCGCACTCCGAGACGAGTTGGGGTACACCGGCCGTCGACGTGAGCGCCGGCGTGCACGCGCAACTCGAGCGCCTCGGGGTGCACGACCGGGAGCAGTCGCCGGTGTGCACGCGGGAATCGAGTGATCACTTCTCGTACCGCCGCGACCGCACCACCGGTCGGCTCGCGGGCTATGTCTGGCTGGACTGA
- a CDS encoding YggS family pyridoxal phosphate-dependent enzyme, producing the protein MTDRRNELAANLAKVERRIAAACAAAGRAREEVTLIVVTKTYPASDVRILSELGVRHTAENRDQEAAPKAADCADLPLTWHFVGQLQTNKVRSVVGYADVVQSIDRSRLITALSREAVRAEREVGCLIQVALDAGESGRGERGGVGPGGIEELADLVARSEALRLDGLMTVAPLTGEYAGRQQAAFERLVDLSTDLRSAHPAATMVSAGMSGDLEQAVAAGATHVRVGSAVLGVRPRLG; encoded by the coding sequence ATGACGGACCGTAGGAACGAACTCGCCGCGAACCTGGCGAAGGTGGAGCGGCGTATCGCCGCCGCGTGCGCGGCCGCGGGCCGGGCGCGGGAAGAGGTGACCCTCATCGTGGTCACCAAGACGTACCCGGCCTCGGATGTGCGGATCCTGTCGGAACTCGGTGTGCGCCACACCGCCGAGAACCGGGACCAGGAGGCGGCGCCCAAGGCCGCCGACTGTGCGGATTTGCCCCTGACGTGGCATTTTGTTGGTCAACTTCAGACCAATAAAGTGCGATCCGTGGTCGGTTACGCCGATGTCGTACAGTCGATCGACCGTTCCCGGCTCATCACCGCGCTCTCCAGGGAGGCCGTGCGGGCGGAGCGTGAGGTCGGCTGTCTCATCCAGGTGGCGCTGGACGCGGGGGAGAGCGGACGCGGGGAGCGGGGAGGCGTCGGGCCCGGCGGAATCGAAGAGTTGGCCGACCTCGTCGCCCGCTCCGAAGCGCTCCGGCTCGACGGGCTGATGACCGTCGCCCCGCTGACCGGGGAGTACGCCGGCCGGCAACAGGCCGCGTTCGAGCGCCTCGTGGATTTGTCGACCGACCTGCGCTCGGCCCATCCGGCTGCCACCATGGTCTCGGCAGGGATGAGTGGGGACCTCGAGCAGGCCGTGGCCGCCGGTGCGACACATGTGCGCGTCGGAAGCGCGGTACTCGGAGTCCGCCCCAGGCTCGGGTAA
- a CDS encoding cell division protein SepF, with product MAGAMRKMAVYLGLVEDDGYDGRGFDPDDDFEPELDPEPERDRRRHDPPHQSHGVHQPQRDEPVRVVQPPTPREPVSHSASLPAESGRPARIAPVASITQDRASLEKNAPVIMPKVVSEREPYRITTLHPRTYNEARTIGEHFREGTPVIMNLTEMDDTDAKRLVDFAAGLVFGLHGSIERVTQKVFLLSPANVDVTAEDKARIAEGGFFNQS from the coding sequence ATGGCCGGCGCGATGCGCAAGATGGCGGTCTACCTCGGCCTCGTGGAGGACGATGGGTACGACGGCCGGGGATTCGACCCCGATGACGACTTCGAACCCGAGCTGGACCCGGAACCCGAGCGGGACCGCCGACGGCACGACCCACCGCACCAGTCGCATGGGGTGCATCAGCCCCAAAGGGATGAACCGGTGCGAGTGGTGCAGCCTCCGACGCCCCGCGAACCGGTGTCGCATTCCGCTTCGCTCCCGGCGGAATCCGGGCGTCCGGCGCGCATCGCGCCCGTGGCGTCCATCACACAAGACCGCGCAAGCCTGGAGAAGAACGCACCGGTGATCATGCCCAAGGTCGTGTCGGAACGAGAGCCGTACCGGATCACCACACTTCACCCCCGGACCTACAACGAGGCCCGTACCATCGGGGAACACTTCCGTGAGGGCACCCCGGTGATCATGAATCTGACTGAGATGGATGACACAGACGCGAAGCGACTTGTCGACTTTGCCGCCGGTTTGGTGTTTGGTCTTCACGGCAGTATCGAGCGGGTGACGCAGAAGGTGTTCCTGTTGTCGCCTGCTAACGTCGATGTCACGGCGGAGGACAAGGCCCGCATCGCAGAGGGCGGGTTCTTCAACCAGAGCTGA
- a CDS encoding YggT family protein — protein MRVAMEVLYIALMVFLIVLIFRLVMDYVFQFARSWQPGKAMVVVLEATYTVTDPPLKLLRRFIPPLRLGGVALDLSFFVLMIIVYILISVVGNLAR, from the coding sequence ATGCGTGTGGCCATGGAGGTTCTTTACATCGCGCTGATGGTGTTCCTCATCGTGCTGATCTTTCGGCTGGTCATGGACTATGTGTTCCAGTTCGCCCGCTCATGGCAACCCGGCAAGGCGATGGTGGTCGTTCTGGAGGCCACCTACACTGTCACCGATCCACCGCTGAAGCTTCTGCGGCGGTTCATCCCGCCGCTGCGTCTCGGGGGCGTGGCGCTCGACCTGTCCTTCTTCGTACTGATGATCATCGTCTACATCCTGATCTCCGTCGTGGGGAACCTCGCGAGGTGA
- a CDS encoding DivIVA domain-containing protein: MPLTPEDVRNKQFTTVRLREGYDEDEVDAFLDEVEAELTRLLRENEDLRAKLAAATRAAAQNQQNMRKPPEDQQPPHPQQQGMRGPGAPVPAGISGPPQQQMGGPMGGPPQLPSGAPQLPAGPGGQGPQGPGPGQMGPGPMGQGPMGQGPMQGQMPGQMQGQMPGQMQGQMGPGPMGGGPGPMGQGPGPMGQGPGPMGGPGPMGQGPGGDSAARVLSLAQQTADQAIAEARSEANKIVGEARSRAEGLERDARAKADALERDAQEKHRVAMGSLESARATLERKVEDLRGFEREYRTRLKSYLESQLRQLETQADDSLAPPRTPAAPSLPPSPAPSMAPAGASAPSYGGGQPMGGAPGPSGPSYGGQQQMAPAMTQPMAPVRPQGPAPMGQAPSPMRGFLIDEDDN; the protein is encoded by the coding sequence ATGCCGTTGACCCCCGAGGACGTGCGGAACAAGCAGTTCACGACCGTCCGCCTCCGAGAAGGCTATGACGAGGACGAGGTCGATGCCTTCCTCGACGAGGTCGAAGCCGAGCTGACCCGACTGCTCCGTGAGAACGAGGACCTGCGCGCCAAACTGGCCGCGGCCACGCGCGCTGCTGCCCAGAATCAGCAGAACATGCGCAAGCCTCCGGAGGACCAGCAACCACCGCATCCTCAGCAGCAGGGCATGCGAGGGCCGGGCGCTCCGGTGCCCGCCGGGATATCGGGCCCGCCGCAGCAGCAGATGGGCGGCCCCATGGGTGGTCCGCCCCAGCTGCCCAGCGGCGCCCCGCAGCTGCCCGCCGGCCCGGGCGGCCAGGGCCCTCAGGGTCCCGGCCCCGGCCAGATGGGTCCTGGACCGATGGGCCAGGGCCCGATGGGCCAGGGACCGATGCAGGGTCAGATGCCGGGTCAGATGCAGGGTCAGATGCCGGGTCAGATGCAGGGCCAGATGGGTCCCGGCCCGATGGGCGGCGGCCCCGGTCCGATGGGTCAGGGTCCCGGTCCGATGGGTCAGGGTCCCGGTCCCATGGGCGGCCCCGGCCCGATGGGTCAGGGTCCCGGTGGCGACAGCGCCGCGCGCGTCCTGTCGCTGGCCCAGCAGACCGCCGACCAGGCGATCGCCGAGGCCCGGTCCGAGGCCAACAAGATCGTCGGCGAGGCGCGTTCGCGTGCCGAGGGTCTGGAGCGTGACGCCCGTGCCAAGGCCGACGCCCTGGAGCGGGACGCGCAGGAGAAGCACCGCGTCGCGATGGGCTCCCTGGAGTCCGCCCGCGCCACGCTGGAGCGCAAGGTCGAGGACCTGCGCGGCTTCGAGCGCGAGTACCGCACGCGCCTGAAGTCGTACCTGGAGTCGCAGCTGCGTCAGCTGGAGACCCAGGCCGACGACTCCCTCGCCCCGCCGCGCACGCCTGCGGCCCCGTCCCTCCCGCCGTCCCCGGCGCCCTCCATGGCCCCGGCCGGCGCGAGCGCCCCGTCGTATGGCGGCGGCCAGCCGATGGGCGGTGCGCCCGGCCCGTCCGGTCCGTCCTACGGCGGTCAGCAGCAGATGGCCCCGGCGATGACCCAGCCGATGGCCCCGGTGCGTCCGCAGGGCCCGGCCCCGATGGGTCAGGCGCCCTCGCCCATGCGCGGCTTCCTGATCGACGAGGACGACAACTGA
- the ileS gene encoding isoleucine--tRNA ligase: protein MNTQPQYRQVPAQVDLPALEHTVLDFWREQKIFAKSLEQSEGRPEWVFYEGPPTANGMPGAHHIEARVFKDVFPRFRTMRGYHVARKAGWDCHGLPVELAVEKELGFSGKKDIEAYGIAEFNDKCRESVLRHTDAFSELTTRMGYWVDLDEAYVTMEPEYIESVWWSLKEIFNKGLLVQDHRVAPWCPRCGTGLSDHELAQGYETVVDPSVYVRFPLTSGPLAGQASLLVWTTTPWTLVSNTAVAAHPDVTYVVATNGEEKLVVAEPLVGKALGEGWETTGETFTGAEMERWTYQRPFELVEFTEPAHYVVNAEYVTTEDGTGLVHQSPAFGEDDLKVCRSYGLPVVNPVRPDGTFEEDVPLVGGVFFKKADEKLTEDLGDRGLLFRHVPYEHSYPHCWRCHTALLYYAQPSWYIRTTAIKDRLLEENEKTNWFPSSVKHGRYGDWLNNNIDWALSRNRYWGTPLPIWRCEDGHLTCVGSRAELTGLTGTDQSELDPHRPFIDDVTFPCPQCEKTATRVPEVIDAWYDSGSMPFAQWGYPYKNKELFESRYPAQFISEAIDQTRGWFYTLMAVGTLVFDKSSYENVVCLGHILAEDGRKMSKHLGNILQPIPLMDQHGADAVRWFMAAGGSPWAARRVGHGTIQEVVRKTLLTYWNTVAFQALYARTSAWAPTGADPAPADRPLLDRWLLSELHALTDQVTQALEAYDTQRAGKLLSAFVDDLSNWYVRRSRRRFWQGDKAALRTLHEVLETVTRLMAPITPFITERVWQDLVVPVTPGAPESVHLATWPEADLPAIDPELSKQMVLVRRLVELGRATRAESGVKTRQPLSRALVAAAGFESLDRELHTQITEELNVSSLASLSEVGGSLVDTTAKANFRALGKRFGKRVQDVAKAIAGADAAALSLALREGTASVEVDGETVTLAPDEVIITETPREGWSVASDSGATVALDLEITEELRRAGLARDAIRLIQEARKNSGLDVADRIALRWTATDPATIAALSEHASLIAEEVLATDFAQGEADTAYGDAFTDEGLSLVFRLRKA, encoded by the coding sequence AAGGACGTCTTCCCCCGCTTCCGCACCATGCGCGGCTACCACGTGGCCCGCAAGGCCGGCTGGGACTGCCACGGCCTCCCGGTGGAGCTGGCGGTCGAGAAGGAGCTCGGCTTCAGCGGCAAGAAGGACATCGAGGCGTACGGCATCGCCGAGTTCAACGACAAGTGCCGCGAGTCCGTGCTCCGCCACACCGACGCGTTCTCCGAGCTGACCACCCGCATGGGCTACTGGGTCGACCTCGACGAGGCGTACGTCACCATGGAGCCCGAGTACATCGAGTCCGTCTGGTGGTCGCTGAAGGAGATCTTCAACAAGGGCCTGCTGGTCCAGGACCACCGGGTCGCCCCCTGGTGCCCGCGCTGCGGCACGGGCCTGTCGGACCACGAGCTGGCCCAGGGCTACGAGACGGTCGTCGACCCCTCCGTCTACGTCCGCTTCCCGCTCACCTCCGGTCCGCTCGCCGGCCAGGCCTCGCTCCTGGTGTGGACGACGACCCCGTGGACGCTGGTGTCCAACACGGCGGTCGCCGCGCACCCCGACGTGACGTATGTGGTCGCGACGAACGGCGAGGAGAAGCTCGTCGTCGCCGAACCGCTCGTCGGCAAGGCGCTCGGAGAGGGCTGGGAGACCACGGGCGAGACCTTCACCGGCGCCGAGATGGAGCGCTGGACGTACCAACGCCCCTTCGAGCTCGTGGAGTTCACGGAGCCGGCGCACTACGTGGTCAACGCCGAGTACGTCACCACCGAGGACGGCACGGGCCTGGTCCACCAGTCCCCCGCCTTCGGTGAGGACGACCTGAAGGTCTGCCGGTCCTACGGCCTGCCGGTGGTCAACCCCGTCCGCCCGGACGGCACGTTCGAGGAGGACGTCCCGCTGGTCGGCGGCGTCTTCTTCAAGAAGGCGGACGAGAAGCTCACCGAGGACCTCGGCGACCGCGGCCTGCTGTTCAGGCACGTGCCGTACGAGCACAGCTACCCGCACTGCTGGCGCTGCCACACCGCGCTGCTGTACTACGCGCAGCCGTCCTGGTACATCCGCACCACCGCGATCAAGGACCGGCTGCTCGAGGAGAACGAGAAGACCAACTGGTTCCCTTCGAGCGTCAAGCACGGCCGGTACGGCGACTGGCTGAACAACAACATCGACTGGGCGCTGTCCCGCAACCGCTACTGGGGCACCCCGCTGCCCATCTGGCGCTGCGAGGACGGCCACCTCACCTGTGTCGGCTCCCGCGCGGAGCTGACCGGACTGACCGGCACCGACCAGTCGGAACTCGACCCGCATCGCCCGTTCATCGACGACGTCACCTTCCCGTGCCCGCAGTGCGAGAAGACGGCCACGCGCGTGCCCGAGGTCATCGACGCCTGGTACGACTCGGGTTCGATGCCGTTCGCGCAGTGGGGCTACCCGTACAAGAACAAGGAGCTGTTCGAGAGCCGGTACCCGGCGCAGTTCATCTCCGAGGCGATCGACCAGACCCGCGGCTGGTTCTACACGCTGATGGCGGTCGGCACCCTGGTCTTCGACAAGTCGTCGTACGAGAACGTCGTGTGCCTCGGTCACATCCTCGCCGAGGACGGCCGGAAGATGTCCAAGCACCTGGGCAACATCCTCCAGCCGATCCCGCTCATGGACCAGCACGGCGCGGACGCGGTGCGCTGGTTCATGGCGGCCGGCGGCTCGCCGTGGGCGGCCCGCCGGGTGGGCCACGGCACCATCCAGGAGGTCGTCCGCAAGACGCTGCTGACCTACTGGAACACGGTCGCCTTCCAGGCCCTGTACGCCCGTACGTCCGCCTGGGCGCCCACCGGGGCCGACCCGGCCCCGGCCGACCGCCCGCTGCTCGACCGCTGGCTGCTCAGTGAGCTGCACGCGCTGACCGACCAGGTCACGCAGGCCCTGGAGGCGTACGACACCCAGCGCGCCGGCAAGCTGCTGTCGGCGTTCGTCGACGACCTGTCGAACTGGTACGTCCGCCGCTCGCGCCGCCGGTTCTGGCAGGGCGACAAGGCCGCGCTGCGCACGCTGCACGAGGTGCTGGAGACGGTGACCAGGCTGATGGCGCCGATCACCCCGTTCATCACCGAGCGGGTCTGGCAGGACCTGGTCGTGCCGGTGACCCCGGGCGCCCCGGAGTCGGTGCACCTGGCCACCTGGCCGGAGGCGGACCTGCCGGCGATCGACCCGGAGCTGTCGAAGCAGATGGTGCTGGTGCGCCGCCTGGTGGAGCTGGGCCGTGCCACGCGCGCGGAGTCGGGCGTCAAGACCCGCCAGCCGCTGTCCCGGGCGCTGGTCGCGGCGGCCGGCTTCGAGTCCCTGGACCGGGAGCTGCACACGCAGATCACGGAGGAGCTCAACGTCTCCTCCCTGGCGTCGCTGAGCGAGGTCGGCGGGTCCCTGGTGGACACCACCGCCAAGGCCAACTTCCGTGCGCTGGGCAAGCGGTTCGGCAAGCGGGTGCAGGACGTCGCCAAGGCCATCGCGGGCGCGGACGCGGCGGCGCTGTCGCTGGCGCTGCGCGAGGGCACGGCGTCGGTGGAGGTCGACGGCGAGACGGTGACGCTCGCGCCGGACGAGGTCATCATCACCGAGACCCCGCGCGAGGGCTGGTCGGTGGCGTCCGACTCCGGCGCCACGGTCGCCCTGGACCTGGAGATCACGGAGGAACTGCGCCGTGCGGGCCTGGCCCGGGACGCGATCCGGCTGATCCAGGAGGCCCGCAAGAACAGCGGCCTCGACGTGGCCGACCGGATCGCGCTGCGCTGGACCGCGACGGACCCGGCGACCATCGCCGCCCTGAGCGAGCACGCGTCGCTGATCGCCGAGGAGGTCCTGGCGACGGACTTCGCCCAGGGCGAGGCGGACACCGCCTACGGCGACGCCTTCACCGACGAGGGCCTGTCCCTGGTCTTCCGCCTCCGCAAGGCATGA